One segment of Setaria viridis chromosome 4, Setaria_viridis_v4.0, whole genome shotgun sequence DNA contains the following:
- the LOC117854065 gene encoding mediator of RNA polymerase II transcription subunit 13 — MWTNIFKIVDLQTVSWFQFLPIEPDASTTKERSSKAEQKDALNNVVLSAYLHLQSEGFLSTWTNSFVGPWDPSQGEHNPDEKIKLWLFLPGRHSSVSEMAQTAVNKLRVASNGLWVAPGNSEEVAAALSQALRNSLERSLRGLSYARFGDVFTKYNPPTRNQNSFRRAQPTVEFVFAATEEAIFVHVLISARYMRNLCSDDIEKVLTHSPCSVGEGLPVVVAPSGMLGRLVGCCPSDLVRQVYPSKSSAPNLPGFTQPTVCQLRGQSYYVEVALGFPAASADRVSESEQIQIKKEMDSVKDSQLGADGQRKVESPDSLPVLERTFIYPPEAVLVPMVHQAFVRFSSKRMCLQGSLGGSLWEAWPFWNFTPSSYFQNSSFLGSSRGLGVNSNFLRLRRKKNKCNNMASSVSSVSSTSDGSEHAVATEGDLLADADSMVRRQSDTPSNNENAGSKTVSKRPRSEITEVSSHAGKDVSENVQGANGQVGRPWGWDDEGVVMDINILLSEFGDFSDFFQEEELDFGEPPGTAESHALVIPASDCGDVTFTDSPSTAMDIPEQRLSPVGFTSLDAFDQQIMAPAQDAVSKVQEPQKDVATPAQSQSLVLSSGRFDYLTKAEAMLTFAPEYAAVEVSVAEVPASLFTNPYLPRSKKPGSSSFSSRVYSYDVTQSSQIESAGDKPEKPSKSGNPLRDVDSSNLYTLVQGGKKESDKSLNSTDIQPTKGGTSPPISGVTSFSSSLVSQKKSDSMFNAGYFLLSMKTALATEIECITFQAAMCRIRHTLLSLRSKASAGFNGAMSSFMQTDVSNKSDLTPKYDIRKKEVMPIRLSSDVEHETHDRSLMESVGVWRPVVTPKGANSLESLSAKTLTGASPSQSTQRQPVVDLLFAMALLVQQSTSFVDISLDMDDGDGSFFWLSLDEQKRRGFSCDPSMVHAGCGGLLGTCHSKDCAGVDLVDPLYAEVSESSMFSLLQSDIRTALKTAFANMDGPLSVIDWCRGRSNPAESAATGDAYSFQYSTGDIREPSNTLSIGGDSMSPPQPTSSNRGTSELEHQKGYHRVRPTIAVLPSPSMLVGYQDDWLKVSVNSLKTWEKAPFEPYASPKPVTYYALCPDIDMLTSAATDFFLQLGTVYEVCKLGTHSPQNSGGQMELSPGKYLPSGLVLVECPDQVKKVGSSHLSPISSISDYLQAFSKHWSVKSFLTSVSRILRDIKLTSSISTNQKESSSGPCTVIYVVCPFPDPGAILQTLVECSVSLGYVISSPERERKSLYFQVAKAQNSSACADEASASNVVMLSGFSIPKLVLQIVTIETVLRIDKPSNELAVLKDIAFTVYNKARRIPRAVSTNDMFQSPTYLGRSQSTMMHVTSPAPTLWKECLVPRMSGPTLSRETDFDAPMRSATWDNSWQPARAGLLDPSKIPDLCAQDDRKYAFEPLFILADPGSVDPNASMESSKSGADASGSGVYASDSGASPLLDGSECDRAASLHCCYGWTEDWRWLICIWTDARGELLDSLIFPFGGISSRQDTKVLQSLFIQILQQGCQIMSSSPEASNMRPRDVMITRIGGFLELEIQEWQKAIYSFGGNEVKKWPVQLRRSIPEGIPSNSNGPALQQQDMTLIQDRNMPSSPNPLYSPHSKSSFMKGGLGQSGNKKQILVEQTGMDNSRGSLHLVRSISLVAVSQDHSLHLTCQADLLTRLAPGEGNQGSSGPLSYLEGFTPVKSIGSMPASHSYLLVPSPSMRYLSPATLQLPTCLTSESPPLAHLLHSKGTAIPLAMGYVVSKAVPPVRRDSAQLTREDRPSVLSVSIIDHYGGSIGMVQEKMSRGAGGSNMSKQARNFTQETSTRDYEMEMHSVLETVAAELHSLSWLTVSPVYTERRTALPFHCDMVLRLRRLLHYADRHLTQPAEKGETA, encoded by the exons ATGTGGACCAACATTTTCAAAATA GTGGACCTCCAAACAGTTTCATGGTTTCAGTTTCTTCCTATTGAACCAGATGCAAGTACAACTAAAGAGAGAAG TTCAAAGGCTGAGCAGAAAGATGCTCTTAATAACGTTGTGCTGTCGGCATATCTTCACTTACAAAGTGAAGGTTTCCTAAGTACCTGGACAAATTCCTTTGTTGGTCCATGGGATCCATCTCAAGGAGAGCATAACCCTG ATGAGAAGATCAAGCTCTGGTTGTTTCTTCCTGGCCGCCACTCATCGGTATCTGAAATGGCCCAAACTGCTGTAAACAAATTAAGAG TTGCTTCAAATGGTTTATGGGTAGCCCCAGGCAACTCAGAAGAGGTAGCAGCTGCACTGTCTCAGGCCTTAAGAAATTCTTTAGAAAG ATCACTAAGAGGGCTTTCGTATGCAAGGTTTGGTGATGTTTTTACAAAATACAACCCCCCTACAAGAAATCAAAACAGCTTTAG GCGAGCACAGCCTACAGTGGAGTTTGTCTTTGCTGCCACCGAGGAAGCAATATTTGTGCACGTTCTCATATCTGCTAG GTACATGCGGAACCTTTGTAGTGATGACATAGAGAAAGTTCTCACGCATTCTCCTTGCTCTGTTGGTGAAGGTCTTCCAG TTGTTGTTGCTCCTAGTGGAATGCTTGGTAGGCTTGTCGGCTGTTGTCCAAGTGATCTTGTCAGACAAGTATATCCAAG CAAGTCCTCGGCACCTAATTTGCCAGGTTTTACTCAACCTACTGTATGTCAGCTGAGAGGCCAAAGTTACTACGTTGAAGTTGCACTTGGCTTCCCTGCTGCTTCAGCTGACAGAGTTTCTGAATCAGAACAGattcaaataaaaaaggaaatggaTTCAGTGAAGGACTCTCAGCTGGGTGCTGACGGACAGCGAAAGGTAGAATCACCTGATAGCCTTCCAGTTCTTGAGAGGACATTTATTTACCCACCAGAGGCTGTTTTGGTACCTATGGTCCATCAAGCATTTGTTCGTTTTTCTAGCAAAAG AATGTGTTTACAGGGCTCTCTGGGAGGTTCATTATGGGAGGCATGGCCATTCTGGAATTTTACTCCATCTTCTTACTTTCAGAACAG CTCATTCCTGGGATCTTCTCGTGGACTTGGAGTGAATTCTAATTTTCTGAGactaagaagaaaaaagaacaagtGCAACAACATGGCTAGTAGTGTTAGTAGTGTGAGTAGCACTTCTGATGGAAGTGAGCATGCAGTTGCTACTGAAGGTGATCTTTTAGCTGATGCTGACTCTATGGTACGCCGTCAGTCCGATACGCCTTCCAACAATGAGAATGCTGGCAGCAAGACG GTATCTAAGCGGCCCCGTTCTGAAATAACCGAAGTTTCTTCTCATGCTGGCAAAGATGTTAGTGAAAACGTACAAGGTGCAAATGGTCAAGTCGGACGCCCTTGGGGCTGGGATGATGAGGGTGTTGTGATGGACATCAATATACTGCTCTCAGAATTTGGAGATTTTAGTGACTTCTTTCAAGAAGAGGAGTTAGATTTTGGTGAG CCTCCAGGTACTGCTGAATCACACGCTCTCGTAATTCCTGCTTCCGACTGTGGAGATGTCACATTCACAGATAGTCCGTCCACAGCAATGGATATCCCTGAACAAAGACTTTCTCCTGTTGGTTTCACATCTTTGGATGCATTTGACCAACAAATTATGGCCCCTGCTCAGGATGCCGTTTCTAAAGTTCAAGAACCTCAGAAAGATGTTGCAACTCCTGCACAATCCCAGTCTTTAGTTTTATCGTCTGGAAGATTTGACTATCTTACCAAAGCTGAAGCAATGCTCACATTCGCTCCAGAATATGCAGCTGTTGAAGTTTCTGTTGCTGAGGTGCCAGCATCATTGTTCACAAATCCGTACTTGCCCAGATCAAAGAAACCAGGCAGTTCTAGTTTTAGCTCAAGAGTTTATTCATATGATGTTACACAAAGTTCTCAAATCGAGTCTGCAGGAGATAAGCCTGAGAAGCCTTCTAAATCTGGTAATCCTTTACGTGATGTTGATTCATCAAACTTATACACACTTGTCCAAGGTGGGAAGAAAGAGAGTGACAAGAGCTTAAACAGTACCGACATACAGCCAACTAAGGGAGGAACATCACCACCTATTTCTGGTGTGACTTCATTTAGTTCTTCTCTTGTTTCACAAAAGAAGAGTGACAGCATGTTTAATGCTGGGTATTTTTTGCTATCTATGAAGACTGCTCTTGCAACTGAAATTGAATGCATCACATTCCAGGCTGCCATGTGCAGAATTAGGCATACCCTGTTGTCTTTGAGAAGCAAAGCGTCTGCTGGTTTTAATGGCGCCATGTCCAGTTTTATGCAGACAGATGTCAGCAATAAATCAGATCTCACCCCCAAGTATGacataagaaaaaaagaagttaTGCCCATAAGGCTATCTAGTGATGTTGAGCATGAAACACATGACAGATCCTTAATGGAAAGTGTGGGAGTTTGGAGGCCGGTTGTTACTCCTAAAGGGGCAAACTCTCTTGAGTCTTTGTCTGCTAAAACATTAACTGGTGCAAGCCCAAGTCAGTCTACGCAAAGGCAGCCTGTTGTGGATCTTCTCTTTGCCATGGCGCTGCTTGTTCAACAATCTACTTCATTTGTTGATATTTCACTTGATATGGATGATGGGGATGGTTCCTTTTTCTGGCTTTCTCTGGATGAGCAAAAGAGACGTGGGTTTTCTTGTGATCCTTCGATGGTTCATGCTGGCTGTGGTGGTCTATTAGGAACATGCCATTCGAAGGATTGTGCTGGTGTTGATTTAGTTGATCCACTTTATGCTGAG GTTTCAGAGTCATCCATGTTTAGCTTGTTGCAGTCAGATATAAGGACAGCTCTCAAAACTGCCTTTGCAAACATGGATGGCCCATTATCTGTGATTGATTGGTGCAGGGGCCGAAGCAATCCAGCTGAGTCTGCAGCTACGGGAGATGCATACTCTTTTCAGTACTCCACCGGTGATATCCGGGAGCCATCAAACACTTTGTCCATTGGTGGAGATTCAATGAGCCCACCTCAGCCGACCAGTAGTAACCGAG GCACTTCAGAGCTGGAGCATCAAAAGGGATATCACCGTGTCAGACCAACCATCGCCGTCCTCCCTTCACCTTCTATGCTTGTTGG TTACCAGGATGATTGGTTGAAAGTCTCGGTGAATAGCCTTAAGACTTGGGAGAAAGCTCCTTTTGAACCTTATGCCTCACCCAAGCCT GTTACTTATTATGCACTTTGCCCCGATATTGATATGCTTACTTCAGCGGCCACTGATTTTTTCTTGCAGCTTGGAACAG TTTATGAAGTTTGCAAACTGGGAACTCATTCACCACAAAACAGTGGAGGACAAATGGAACTGTCTCCTGGAAAATATTTGCCTTCAGGACTTGTTCTAGTTGAGTGTCCTGATCAGGTGAAGAAGGTTGGCAGCAGTCACTTAAGTCCCATCAGTTCGATATCTGACTATCTTCAAGCTTTTTCAAAACATTGGAGTGTGAAAAGCTTTCTAACATCTGTGTCGAGGATACTTAGGGATATAAAGCTCACTTCAAGCATCTCTACAAATCAAAAAGAGAGCAGTAGTGGACCTTGCACT GTAATTTATGTAGTCTGCCCGTTTCCAGATCCTGGTGCAATTCTACAGACACTAGTAGAATGTTCTGTTTCTCTTGGATACGTTATTTCATCCCCAGAGAGGGAAAGGAAATCACTGTATTTCCAGGTTGCCAAAGCACAAAACAGCAGTGCTTGTGCAGATGAAGCATCAGCATCAAATGTTGTAATGCTATCTGGGTTCAGTATACCTAAGCTCGTATTGCAGATTGTTACGATTGAAACTGTACTGAGAATTGATAAGCCAAGCAATGAGCTTGCTGTTTTGAAGGATATAGCATTTACAGTGTACAACAAGGCGCGGCGAATCCCACGAGCTGTTTCCACAAACGACATGTTTCAGTCACCTACTTATTTGGGTAGATCTCAGTCCACAATGATGCATGTTACATCGCCTGCTCCTACCCTTTGGAAAGAATGTTTAGTTCCTCGGATGTCTGGACCAACTCTCTCGAGAGAAACAGATTTTGATGCACCCATGAGGTCAGCAACATGGGATAACTCATGGCAGCCTGCTCGTGCAGGACTGCTGGACCCAAGTAAGATCCCGGATTTATGTGCACAAGATGATAGGAAGTATGCCTTTGAGCCACTTTTCATACTAGCAGACCCTGGATCTGTCGATCCTAATGCTTCAATGGAATCGTCAAAATCTGGAGCCGACGCCAGTGGCAGCGGGGTTTATGCCTCTGATAGTGGTGCGAGCCCTCTACTCGATGGATCTGAGTGTGACAGAGCAGCAAGTCTCCATTGTTGTTATGGTTGGACTGAGGACTGGCGTTGGTTAATATGCATCTGGACAGATGCTAGAGGAGAGTTATTGGATAGCCTAATATTTCCTTTTGGTGGTATTAGTAGCCGCCAAGACACTAAAGTTCTCCAAAGTCTTTTCATTCAAATTCTGCAGCAGGGTTGTCAAATAATGTCGTCATCTCCTGAGGCTAGCAACATGAGACCAAGAGATGTAATGATAACTCGCATTGGAGGTTTTCTTGAACTTGAAATTCAAG AATGGCAAAAGGCAATATATTCTTTTGGTGGTAATGAAGTCAAGAAGTGGCCTGTGCAGTTACGGCGATCCATACCTGAGGGTATTCCATCTAATTCGAATGGTCCTGCACTCCAGCAGCAAGACATGACCTTAATTCAAGATAGAAACATGCCTTCCTCACCAAATCCTTTGTACAGTCCTCATTCAAAATCAAGTTTCATGAAAGGTGGACTTGGACAATCAGGCAACAAAAAACAGATCCTAGTGGAACAAACTGGGATGGACAATTCAAGGGGTTCGCTGCACTTAGTTCGCAGCATCAGTTTGGTTGCAGTTTCCCAAGATCATTCATTGCATCTCACATGTCAAGCGGATCTTTTGACCAGGCTTGCTCCTG GTGAAGGGAATCAAGGTAGCAGTGGTCCTTTGAGTTACTTGGAAGGCTTCACTCCAGTGAAGTCCATTGGGTCAATGCCAGCATCACACTCTTATCTCCTAGTTCCTTCTCCAAGTATGAGATACCTTTCTCCAGCAACATTACAGCTCCCGACATGCCTGACATCAGAATCTCCACCCCTTGCCCATCTACTGCACAGCAAAGGGACCGCAATTCCCTTGGCAATGGGCTATGTCGTCTCCAAAGCCGTCCCGCCCGTAAGAAGGGACTCTGCACAGCTTACCAGGGAGGATCGGCCCTCTGTTCTCTCGGTTAGCATCATTGATCACTATGGGGGCAGCATTGGCATGGTTCAAGAAAAGATGAGCCGAGGTGCTGGTGGCAGCAACATGAGCAAACAGGCAAGGAACTTCACTCAGGAGACATCGACTAGAGACTATGAGATGGAGATGCATAGTGTGCTGGAAACCGTTGCCGCCGAGCTTCACTCCCTTTCTTGGTTGACTGTTAGCCCGGTCTACACAGAAAGGCGTACGGCTCTGCCCTTCCACTGTGACATGGTCCTGAGGTTGAGGCGGCTTCTACACTACGCCGATCGGCATCTAACTCAACCAGCAGAGAAGGGAGAGACGGCTTAG
- the LOC117853110 gene encoding E3 ubiquitin-protein ligase GW2-like — translation MGNRVGGRRRRPAVEERYTRPQGLYPHPDIDLRKLRRLILEAKLAPCHPGADDPRADLDECPICFLFYPSLNRSKCCAKGICTECFLQMKSPTSCRPTQCPYCKTLNYAVEYRGVKTKEEKGIEQLEEQRVIEAQIRMRQQELQEDAERMKNKQTAASTDSVATAQVESCDADGTSTTVASSEQGNDAVSSQVQHSELLLRNSEAFKQMRGNNFDMDLEEVMLMEAIWLSIQDQEALGNPGCVATTPPSIQRPYDGSMTTTAEAASSGGFACAVAALAEQQHIHGESSSTPTCQTTRFDTLSRSDRSYTEDLSIVGSSSSDSRVEEPSSSRTHQTVEGAESSNDQWSEIAEAGTSHAGSDVTAEAIAANSAASVGSSIASGSIPDSFEEQMMLAMALSLVDARTRANSPGLAWR, via the exons ATGGGGAACCGGGtcggcgggaggaggcggcggccggcggtggaggagcggtACACGCGGCCGCAGGGGCTGTACCCGCACCCGGACATCGACCTCAGGAAGCTGCGCCGCCTCATCCTCGAGGCCAAGCTCGCGCCCTGCCACCCGGGCGCCGACGACCCGCGCGCCGACCTCGACGAGTGCCCCATCTGCTTCCTG TTCTACCCCAGCCTCAACCGCTCCAAGTGCTGCGCCAAGGGGATTTGCACGG AGTGCTTCCTCCAGATGAAGTCGCCCACCTCGTGCCGGCCGACACA ATGCCCGTACTGCAAAACACTGAATTACGCAGTGGAGTACCGCGGCGTGAAGAccaaggaggagaagggcatAGAGCAGCTT GAGGAGCAGAGGGTGATCGAGGCGCAGATCAGGATGCGGCAGCAGGAGCTCCAGGAAGACGCGGAGCGGATGAAGAACAAGCAGACTGCTGCTTCCACTGACTCAGTTGCAACCGCACAAGTTGAAAGTTGCGATGCTGATGGCACATCTACAACGG TTGCAAGCAGTGAGCAAGGCAACGATGCTGTCTCGTCCCAAGTTCAGCACTCGGAGTTGCTATTGAGGAATTCTGAAGCCTTCAAACAGATGCG AGGCAATAATTTTGATATGGATCTTGAAGAAGTTATGCTTATGGAAGCAATTTGGCTCTCTATACAG GATCAGGAAGCTTTGGGAAATCCAGGATGTGTTGCCACTACTCCACCATCAATTCAAAGGCCTTATGATGGTTCTATGACAACAACGGCTGAAGCTGCTTCTTCTGGCGGATTTGCCTGTGCAGTCGCAGCTTTAGCAGAACAACAGCATATACACGGAGAGTCTTCTAGCACACCAACTTGCCAGACAACAAGGTTTGACACCCTCAGCAGATCAGACAGATCCTATACGGAGGATCTGAGCATAGTTGGGAGCAGTTCTTCAGACTCCAGGGTTGAGGAACCATCAAGCAGCAGAACACACCAAACAGTAGAGGGTGCCGAGTCTTCTAATGATCAGTGGTCAGAGATCGCCGAGGCCGGTACTAGTCATGCTGGGTCGGATGTTACAGCAGAGGCCATTGCTGCCAATTCAGCCGCCTCAGTTGGGTCTAGCATCGCTTCTGGCAGTATTCCTGATAGCTTCGAGGAACAGATGATGCTGGCCATGGCTCTTTCGTTGGTCGATGCCCGTACGAGGGCAAATTCTCCGGGGTTAGCTTGGCGGTAG
- the LOC140222541 gene encoding uncharacterized protein yields the protein MKRDGDIASLFQKHAAKKAATAAVVSNTVTSPVENFAEEQNQDHDGVVVEEITDHVPSPPPLQPPASQPPVYDINRLPRDPSERQPIESYHVNDQDAIRRAYITKGPFKPINHDFPSRKIGGRDRQFNFVWMYNHEWLEYSIKKDSVFCFICYLFKKGTGSNTFIVGGWNNWNIGNKALLKHSGSMAHNAAQERYIDFMNPKVAIDYRIEKWTDEDLHLYKKRLTYSLRCIKFLLHQGLAFRGHDENEESSNRGNFIELLKFLAGNSDEVNKYVLNNAPGNCTLISPKIQKQIIHCCAIETRKKIIEELGDEPYAILADESSDISHKEQLALCLRYVDKLGRPCEHFIGVVHVDDTTSLSLKEAIEGLLVSHRLTMTQIRGQGYDGASNMKGDIKGLKTLILQESPSAYYIHCFAHQLQLVLVAVAKRNTDCKSFFDQVSILLNIIGVSCKRHGMLRNAMLENIKKALECGELESGSGLNQEMSLPRPGETRWGSHYKTICNIITMYSSIHGVLIDLGDDISYKDDWTKIHFVLGAFETFEFIFFVHLMFVILGYTNELSECLQRRDQDILNAISLVNVAKNKMQQLRSDGWDHFLERVTSFCIKHHVEVPAMDGDYVPYGKSARYARARNQTNDDHFRREVYIGVIDQISQELDNRFDEINMELLSCMSAFSPSNSYASFDAQKIRRLAEFYPKDFSNNDLLQLELQLDNYINDMRRDDSLKGLDNIVDLSVKLVQTRRHKVYDMVYLLLKLILILPVATSSVERVFSAMVKVKIKSRNKLGDSVLDDCLVTFIERDIFFQVDEEDIIKTFMSFKKRRVQVIL from the coding sequence ATGAAGAGAGACGGAGatattgcatctctttttcagaAACATGCAGCAAAGAAGGCAGCAACAGCTGCTGTTGTTTCAAACACTGTCACATCTCCAGTTGAAAATTTTGCGGAAGAACAGAATCAAGACCACGATGGAGTGGTAGTTGAAGAAATCACAGATCATGTGCCCTCACCTCCGCCATTGCAACCACCTGCATCACAGCCGCCGGTTTATGACATCAATCGCCTTCCACGTGATCCAAGTGAAAGGCAGCCCATTGAAAGTTATCATGTtaatgatcaagatgcaattcgaagagcatatattactaaaggtccattcaaaCCTATTAATCATGATTTTCCATCAAGAAAAATTGGAGGTAGGGATCGCCAATTCAATTTTGTATGGATGTATAATCATGAGTGGCTTGAATATAGTATCAAGAAGGATTCTGTGTTTTGCTTTATATGCTACTTGTTCAAGAAGGGTACTGGGTCAAATACATTTATTGTTGGTGGATGGAATAATTGGAATATAGGAAACAAAGCACTTCTCAAACATAGTGGTTCTATGGCACACAATGCAGCTCAGGAGAGATACATTGATTTTATGAATCCCAAGGTAGCAATTGATTATCGCATTGAGAAGTGGACTGATGAGGATCTTCATCTTTATAAGAAAAGGTTGACATATTCACTTAGATGTATCAAGTTCCTTTTGCATCAAGGATTGGCAtttcgtggacatgatgaaaatgaagaGTCTAGCAACAGAGGAAATTTCATTGAACTTTTGAAGTTTCTTGCAGGAAATAGTGATGAAGTGAACAAGTATGTCTTGAATAATGCTCCAGGTAATTGCACCTTAATTAGCCCAAAGATACAAAAGCAAATTATTCATTGTTGTGccatagaaactagaaagaaaataattgaagaacttgGTGATGAGCCCTATGCAATTTTAGCTGATGAGTCTAGTGACATATCACATAAAGAACAACTAGCTCTTTGTTTACGTTATGTTGATAAACTTGGAAGGCCTTGTGAACACTTTATTGGAGTTGTTCATGTAGATGATACTACCTCTTTGTCACTTAAGGAAGCTATTGAGGGTTTACTTGTTAGTCATAGATTGACTATGACTCAAATTAGAGGTCAAGGTTATGATGGGGCCAGCAATATGAAAGGAGATATCAAAGGGCTAAAAACATTGATCTTGCAAGAATCACCTTCTGCGTATTATATTCATTGCTTTGCACATCAACTCCAACTagttcttgttgctgttgccaAGAGAAATACTGATTGTAAGAGCTTTTTTGATCAAGTATCTATCTTGTTGAATATTATTGGAGTTTCTTGCAAGCGTCATGGTATGCTTCGAAATGCTATGCTTGAGAATATCAAGAAAGCACTTGAGTGTGGTGAGCTTGAATCAGGGAGTGGATTAAATCAAGAGATGAGTTTGCCTAGGCCTGGTGAAACTCGATGGGGCTCTCATTAcaaaactatatgcaacatTATTACTATGTATTCCTCAATCCATGGTGTGCTCATTGATCTTGGTGATGATATTTCATATAAGGATGATTGGACAAAGATACATTTTGTGCTTGGAGCATTTGAAACCTTtgagttcattttctttgtgcacttaatgtttgttattcttggatacacaaatgagttATCCGAGTGTTTGCAGAGAAGGGATCAAGATATTCTTAATGCAATCTCCCTTGTTAATGTGGCAAAGAATAAAATGCAACAGTTAAGGTCTGATGGTTGGGACCACTTCCTTGAGAGGGTCACTTCTTTTTGCATTAAACATCATGTTGAAGTTCCtgctatggatggtgattatgtGCCGTATGGAAAATCAGCAAGGTATGCCCGAGCCcgaaaccaaacaaatgatgacCATTTTAGAAGAGAAGTATATATTGGTGTCATTGATCAAATTAGTCAAGAGCTTGATAATCGGTTTGATGAGATCAATATGGAGCTACTTTCTTGTATGTCAGCCTTCAGTCCTTCCAATTCATATGCTTCATTTGATGCACAGAAGATACGTAGATTGGCTGAATTTTATCCTAAGGACTTCTCCAACAATGATTTGCTACAActtgaattgcaacttgataatTATATTAATGACATGCGACGAGATGATAGCCTCAAGGGTCTAGACAACATCGTTGATCTCTCAGTTAAGCTTGTTCAAACACGGAGGCACAAAGTATATGATATGGTTTACTTGCTTCTCAAATTGATATTGATTTTACCAGTGGCAACATCGAGTGTTGAAAGAGTATTTTCTGCAATGGTTAAAGTGAAAATaaaatcaaggaataagctCGGTGATAGTGTTTTGGATGATTGTCTAGTCACATTCATTGAGCgggatattttcttccaagtgGACGAAGAAGATATAATCAAGACATTCATGTCATTCAAAAAACGGCGGGTACAAGTAATAttgtaa
- the LOC117853084 gene encoding uncharacterized protein, translating to MVPSADAFRGNPPGPAAGGDDGYEIRVLVPLFLASAFLFFVTYQLFGLAAAGGVVALFAVFALAAHRVRFSCAFPFLHLSWPGVATGGGGSGAVLFRTGAAGGMDAAAISALPAAFGYKRDHPATGWAQCAICLGLVRAGEAVRRLPACGHLFHAGCIDKWLRAHATCPLCRAAVGAAAAAPELPI from the coding sequence ATGGTTCCCTCCGCCGACGCGTTCCGCGGCAACCCGCccggcccggcggccggcggcgatgatGGCTACGAGATCCGAGTCCTCGTCCCGCTGTTCCTCGCCTCCGCCTTCCTGTTCTTCGTGACCTACCAGCTCTtcggcctcgccgcggccggcggcgtcgtggcGCTCTTCGCCGTCTTCGCGCTCGCCGCCCACCGCGTCAGGTTCTCCTGCGCCTTCCCCTTCCTGCACCTGTCCTGGCCGGGCGTGGCcaccgggggcggcggcagcggcgccgtgCTGTTCCGGActggggcggccggcgggatgGACGCGGCGGCGATCTCGGCGCTCCCAGCGGCGTTCGGGTACAAGCGGGACCACCCCGCGACGGGGTGGGCGCAGTGCGCGATATGCCTGGGCCTGgtgcgcgccggcgaggccgtgcggcggctgccggcgtgCGGGCACCTGTTCCACGCCGGGTGCATCGACAAGTGGCTGCGCGCGCACGCGACGTGCCCGctctgccgcgccgccgtcggcgccgccgccgccgcgccggagctGCCTATCTAA